Within Pseudomonas alloputida, the genomic segment TCGGTTACGGTGGTGGTGACTACTCGATCAACGACAACTGGACTGTGAGCGTCTACGCCAGCCAGCTGAAAGACGTCTGGAATCAGTACTACGCCGGCACCAGCGTTGTTTACCCGCTGAGCGACGATCTGGCGCTGATCGGTGGCTTCAACTACTACAAAGCCGTAGATGAAGGTAAGAAGCGCCTGGGTGAATTCGACAACAACATCTGGAGTGCCAAGGTCGGCGTGCGTTACGGCGCCCACACCCTGGCCCTGTCGCACCAGCGCAACAACGGCGACGACGATTTCGACTATCTGCGTCAGTCGGACTCGATTTTCGTCGACAACTCCATCCAGTACAGCGACTTCAACTCGCCGAAAGAGCGTTCCTGGATGCTGCGCTATGACCTGAACTTCACCAGCTACGGCATCCCAGGCCTGACGTTCATGACCCGCTACGCCAGAGGCTCGGGCGCGGATTACTCGAACGCTAACCAGTTCTACATGCGCACCGACGACAACGGCAACCCGCTCGACAATCAGAAGCGTTGGGAGCGTGACGTCGAAGTCAAATACGTTGTGCAAACCGGTCCGGCAAAAGACTTGTCCTTCCGGTTGCGCCAGGCAACCACGCGTGCCACTGCTTTCGAATCGGATCTGGATGAAACTCGTGTAATCATCGAGTACCCGCTTTCGATTCTGTAATTCGCTGAGCGGGCCAGTCTTTCGACGGCTGGTCCGATTAGTAAAACGAGCATTACGAATTCACCTTGAGTGGCTTAATTGCTCCTTTGGTAAAAGGTGGATATTTGGCGCCCATTGGGCGCCTTTTTTTTGCCTAAAATTCAAGTAAGCGTTCGATTGTACGCATTGCATGCCGGTGAAGTTCATGACTACACCAATGACCAGTCTCCTCAACATGAGCGACCTCGCCGTCATCCGAACGGAACGAAGCTAGCACAAAGAAGAAAATAACCCAGTATTTCATATGGTCAAATCATCCGCTGGAGAGAGGGCCCGCAACTGTCAAACCCAAGCCGCGACAAGATATACCTCCAGACTATCAACTGTATTACCTAGAAATTACAAATCCGTCATTTGAACCCCAACACGCTCATTTTGATTTACCATCCATTTCAATAATGCCGGCGCGCGTGCGCGGTTAATTGCTCAGTGATATCGAGACATAATCCCATGCGAATTCTGGTAATTGAGGATGAAGTAAAAACTGCGGAGTATGTGCGTCAAGGCCTTACAGAGTGTGGCTATGTCGTAGATTGCGTCCACACCGGATCAGATGGATTATTCTTGGCCAAGCAGCATGAGTACGAGCTGATTATCCTCGATATAAACCTACCAGAGATGGACGGTTGGCAGGTCCTTGAGTTGTTGCGCCGTAAAAACTGCCCGTCCCGCATCATGATGCTGACGGCGAGAAGCCGATTGGCGGATAAGGTCCGGGGGCTGGAGAACGGCGCAGATGACTATCTGATCAAACCATTTGAGTTCCCAGAGCTGCTAGCCCGGGTTCGCGCCTTGATGCGCAGGTCAGATCACCCCGCATCTGTGGAGGTCATTCGCGTGGCCGATCTGGAACTTGATCAAAGCCGGCACAGGGCATTCAGGGACGGTCAGCGTATTGATTTGACCACCAAAGAATTCGCGTTGCTGCACTACTTGATGCGTAACACCGGGGTGGTACTGAGCCGTACGCAGATTATCTCTCAGGTTTGGGATATGAATTTTGATTGCGACACGAACGTTGTAGAGGTGTCGATTCGAAGACTCAGAGCCAAGATAGATGACCCCTTCGAAACCAAGCTGATACACACACTTAGAGGCGTAGGGTATGTACTTGAAAAGCGTTAATTGCCAAACTATATAGTATCGAGATCGGCTAACTAATTCCGTCGCAAACGTGCCTACTGAACTGGATTTTACTATTTACGACCCGCGGCGCTGATTCCTTACCCCGCAAATGAGGTAGGCTGTGCATGAGGTATAGCATTGATTATCAGCAGGTCTCGGAGGATCAAGAGTTTGTCAGGCCTGATGACCGCTCAGCTGATATTGTCTTTAACAGTGAGCATGGCTTAGCTCTTATCCCATGTGTTGGCGATGTAGTCAACCTACCCTCTACGGCCGTCAAAGCGGGGGTTTGTGGCGTCGTCAGATCAAGAATTTTCAATTATCTCAGGGGTCCTGAAGAGTTTTACTGCCACGTCAATATTTTTGTTGAAGAGGCCGACATCAATTTCGGCAATCTAATATCCGAATATATGCGTAACCAGGCACGCTCACGATCACCCTCCTCATAGTGGTTTGAATAGTCAATACGGATTCCGTCCTTTTATTGAGTGCTCAGTAGAACCCACGTTGCAGAGCTCTACTGAGCCCAAAAACCTTATTTCCGCTGCTGTGCAAAAACCACTAACTGCCACTCAATCTTGCCCGCGCCAGGTGCATGCTGGTGATGGTTCTGTGGAGGAAGAACATGCCCTTTGGCAATACCGATCTCATCCCCGCAGGAGACGCATCGGTAAATGCCTGGATTTGGCGCTTCGGTACCAGGCGAATACTTTTTATCGTACTCCGAATGATCACTTTTGTGCAGAAAATTGCCGTGCTTATACTGAGCCATATCTATTCCCTTGAACTGTTGCTCTATATTTTTGTGCCACTTTACC encodes:
- a CDS encoding OprD family porin; translation: MKIKVPLYLAAVSALSGSYAISAQAEDKPEGFIEGSSLTVLNRNFYFNRDNRDSTAPTYNSGKGNTNGYSEAWAHAIISKFNSGFTQGTVGFGVDAFAMIGLKLDTGDGRNGGRSSFDVLPVDNKGEARDEYTKVGGAAKVRLFDTIVKVGDVFPSTPVVASGDSRLLPESFRGVTVENTSIQGLTLQGGRLHAMSQPVSSNLNDNFVTFYGGPVNSPWIGYGGGDYSINDNWTVSVYASQLKDVWNQYYAGTSVVYPLSDDLALIGGFNYYKAVDEGKKRLGEFDNNIWSAKVGVRYGAHTLALSHQRNNGDDDFDYLRQSDSIFVDNSIQYSDFNSPKERSWMLRYDLNFTSYGIPGLTFMTRYARGSGADYSNANQFYMRTDDNGNPLDNQKRWERDVEVKYVVQTGPAKDLSFRLRQATTRATAFESDLDETRVIIEYPLSIL
- a CDS encoding heavy metal response regulator transcription factor gives rise to the protein MRILVIEDEVKTAEYVRQGLTECGYVVDCVHTGSDGLFLAKQHEYELIILDINLPEMDGWQVLELLRRKNCPSRIMMLTARSRLADKVRGLENGADDYLIKPFEFPELLARVRALMRRSDHPASVEVIRVADLELDQSRHRAFRDGQRIDLTTKEFALLHYLMRNTGVVLSRTQIISQVWDMNFDCDTNVVEVSIRRLRAKIDDPFETKLIHTLRGVGYVLEKR